Proteins from a genomic interval of Solidesulfovibrio sp.:
- a CDS encoding D-alanyl-D-alanine carboxypeptidase family protein has product MRRVLFLAIILCLIGPKTALPAKHPGKLAVKAAMVTEYGSGRVLYTQDPDKRIAPASITKVMTMYLVFDLVSSGKASFADKVKVSRRADATGGSTMNLRTGEVVTLDELMRGMAVASGNDAAVAVAEHFGGVPAWVERMNRKAQELGMTATTFKTPNGLPAPGQLTTARDLMKLATSYLRHYPQALRYHSATEVSHLGAVHGNTNRLLGTVDGVDGLKTGYVGSSGYNIIATAKRGDTRVIAVVLGGRSKQVRNRETERILNASYSGAVSTMLAATDGPGQDDEPAAPVKIKRSRAGRHHAKALRVADSDHGRAKIGAKRGASARLDGHDGGVKKTRHKVSAEKSAKTASHAKSKSHKRTGASGR; this is encoded by the coding sequence ATGCGACGCGTTCTGTTCCTCGCCATCATTTTGTGCCTGATCGGTCCGAAAACGGCTTTGCCGGCGAAACATCCGGGCAAGCTGGCCGTCAAGGCCGCCATGGTCACGGAATACGGCTCGGGCCGGGTCCTTTACACCCAGGACCCGGACAAACGCATCGCCCCGGCCTCCATCACCAAGGTCATGACCATGTACCTGGTCTTCGACCTGGTCTCCTCGGGCAAGGCCAGCTTCGCCGACAAGGTCAAGGTCAGCCGCCGGGCCGACGCCACGGGCGGCTCCACCATGAACCTGCGCACCGGCGAGGTCGTCACCCTCGACGAACTCATGCGCGGCATGGCCGTGGCCTCGGGCAACGACGCCGCCGTGGCCGTGGCCGAGCACTTCGGCGGCGTGCCCGCCTGGGTCGAGCGCATGAACCGCAAGGCCCAGGAACTGGGCATGACCGCCACCACCTTCAAGACCCCCAACGGCCTGCCCGCCCCCGGCCAGCTGACCACGGCCCGCGACCTCATGAAACTGGCCACGAGCTACCTGCGCCACTATCCCCAGGCCCTGCGCTACCACTCCGCCACCGAGGTCAGCCACCTGGGCGCCGTCCACGGCAACACCAACCGGCTCCTGGGCACGGTCGACGGCGTGGACGGCCTCAAGACCGGCTACGTCGGCTCCAGCGGCTACAACATCATCGCCACGGCCAAACGCGGCGACACCCGGGTCATCGCCGTGGTCCTCGGCGGGCGCAGCAAGCAGGTCCGCAACCGCGAAACCGAACGCATCCTCAACGCCTCCTACTCCGGCGCCGTCAGCACCATGCTCGCCGCCACCGACGGCCCCGGCCAGGATGACGAGCCGGCCGCCCCGGTCAAGATCAAGCGTTCCCGCGCCGGCCGCCACCACGCCAAGGCCCTGCGCGTAGCCGACTCCGACCACGGCCGGGCCAAGATCGGCGCCAAGCGCGGCGCCTCGGCCCGCCTCGACGGCCACGACGGGGGCGTCAAAAAGACCCGCCACAAGGTGTCCGCGGAAAAATCGGCCAAGACCGCTTCCCACGCCAAGTCCAAGAGCCACAAAAGGACCGGCGCCTCCGGCCGCTGA
- a CDS encoding cupin domain-containing protein: MKSIDYRDAPARELTSATMRGVTGRVVLGKADGADNFCMRVIEVAPGGVIPPHRHPWEHEQFIHAGQGRIRIGETWAQLRPGVVVFVPADAEHGMENTGDEPLVLVCLVPGFAPEL; this comes from the coding sequence ATGAAAAGCATCGATTACCGCGACGCCCCGGCCAGGGAACTGACGTCCGCCACCATGCGCGGCGTCACCGGCCGGGTGGTCCTCGGCAAGGCCGACGGGGCCGACAACTTCTGCATGCGCGTCATCGAGGTCGCGCCCGGGGGCGTCATCCCGCCGCACCGGCATCCCTGGGAACACGAACAGTTCATCCACGCCGGCCAGGGCCGCATCCGCATCGGCGAAACCTGGGCGCAACTGCGGCCCGGCGTCGTCGTTTTCGTCCCGGCCGATGCCGAGCACGGCATGGAGAATACCGGCGACGAACCGCTGGTCCTCGTGTGCCTGGTGCCGGGATTCGCCCCGGAATTGTAG
- a CDS encoding ABC transporter permease, translated as MVSKEFTQMRRDRVTFGMMVGIPLLQLILFGYAINSDPKHLPTAILDNDRSVFSRDLAAAMKNSLYFEFTREIVTEAQADELLRLGRIQFVLTIPPNFGRDLVRGDRPVVLLEADATDPSATSNAVAAIRQAATDALSRDLTGPLLPLRAGQGPMDLRLHARYNPEAITQYNIVPGLMGVVLTMTLVIITSLAITCERERGTMENLLITPVRPVEVLLGKILPYIIVGYLQMALIVLAAILLFQVPIVGSLPLLFLVSFPFIAANLGVGITFSTVAQNQLQAVQMSFFFFLPSILLSGFMFPFQGMPVWAQWLGSVLPLTHYLRVVRGIVLKGNGFFDILPHMWPICLFLLASLGLGVKRYRQTLD; from the coding sequence ATGGTGTCCAAGGAATTCACGCAGATGCGCCGCGACCGCGTGACCTTCGGCATGATGGTCGGCATTCCCTTGTTGCAGCTCATCCTTTTCGGCTACGCCATCAACTCCGACCCCAAGCACTTGCCCACGGCCATCCTGGACAACGACCGCTCGGTTTTTTCCCGCGACCTGGCCGCGGCCATGAAAAACAGCCTCTATTTCGAATTCACCCGGGAAATCGTCACCGAGGCGCAGGCCGACGAACTGCTGCGCCTGGGCCGCATCCAGTTCGTGCTGACCATTCCGCCGAATTTCGGCCGCGACCTCGTGCGCGGCGACCGGCCGGTGGTGCTCCTCGAAGCCGACGCCACCGACCCCTCGGCCACCTCCAACGCCGTGGCCGCCATCCGCCAGGCGGCGACCGACGCCTTGAGCCGCGACCTGACCGGCCCGTTGCTGCCTCTTCGCGCCGGGCAAGGCCCGATGGATTTGCGCCTGCACGCCCGCTACAACCCCGAGGCCATCACCCAGTACAACATCGTGCCCGGGCTCATGGGCGTGGTCCTGACCATGACGCTCGTGATCATCACCTCGTTGGCCATCACTTGCGAGCGCGAACGCGGCACCATGGAAAACCTGCTCATCACCCCGGTGCGGCCGGTGGAGGTGCTGCTGGGCAAGATCCTGCCCTACATCATCGTCGGCTATCTGCAGATGGCGCTTATTGTCCTGGCGGCGATACTCCTTTTCCAGGTGCCCATCGTCGGCAGCCTGCCCCTGCTTTTCCTCGTCTCCTTTCCCTTCATCGCCGCCAACCTGGGCGTGGGCATCACCTTTTCCACCGTCGCCCAGAACCAGCTCCAGGCCGTGCAGATGTCGTTCTTCTTTTTCCTGCCGAGCATCCTGCTGTCGGGCTTCATGTTCCCCTTCCAGGGCATGCCGGTCTGGGCCCAGTGGCTCGGCTCGGTGCTGCCGCTGACCCACTATCTGCGCGTGGTGCGCGGCATTGTCCTCAAAGGCAACGGCTTTTTCGACATCCTGCCCCACATGTGGCCGATCTGCCTGTTTCTGCTCGCCTCCCTGGGGCTTGGCGTCAAGCGCTACCGCCAGACCCTGGATTAG
- the modA gene encoding molybdate ABC transporter substrate-binding protein — protein sequence MKRLLAALLLVLVLAPAALAGEVAVFAAASLTNAIEALRAPFERSHPGLLLAPTFAASGTLLGRMANGQPCDVFISADTATMDAAADRRRIDPKTRRIVAGNSLVLAVPAGNPAGVSGLDSLSRGGVRRIGVGNPESVPAGRYAKRTLQDKALWFALTAKLVYYPSVRHVLAALSAREIDAGFVYATDAAIAGGSVATAAVVPTSPPVAYPAAIAAAAANPTGGAAFLDYLATPEARAIFARLGFTAPEARIP from the coding sequence ATGAAACGACTGCTCGCGGCCCTGCTGCTGGTCCTTGTCCTGGCCCCGGCGGCCCTGGCCGGCGAGGTCGCGGTCTTCGCCGCCGCCAGCCTGACCAACGCCATCGAGGCCCTGCGCGCCCCCTTCGAGCGCAGCCATCCGGGCCTGCTCCTGGCGCCGACCTTCGCCGCCTCGGGGACGCTGCTTGGGCGCATGGCCAATGGCCAGCCCTGCGACGTCTTCATCAGCGCCGACACCGCGACCATGGACGCGGCCGCCGACCGGCGGCGCATCGATCCGAAAACGCGGCGCATCGTGGCCGGAAACAGCCTGGTCCTGGCCGTGCCGGCCGGCAACCCGGCGGGCGTTTCCGGGCTCGATTCCCTGTCGCGCGGCGGCGTGCGGCGCATCGGCGTCGGCAACCCCGAATCCGTGCCGGCCGGGCGCTACGCCAAGCGGACCTTGCAGGACAAGGCCCTGTGGTTCGCGCTGACCGCCAAGCTCGTCTACTACCCGTCCGTGCGCCACGTGCTGGCGGCGCTTTCGGCCCGGGAAATCGACGCCGGCTTCGTCTACGCCACCGACGCGGCCATTGCCGGCGGCTCCGTGGCCACGGCCGCCGTGGTGCCCACCTCGCCGCCCGTGGCCTATCCGGCGGCCATCGCCGCCGCCGCGGCCAACCCCACCGGCGGGGCCGCCTTCCTCGACTATCTGGCCACGCCCGAGGCCCGGGCGATCTTCGCCCGACTGGGCTTCACCGCGCCCGAGGCCCGCATCCCTTAG
- a CDS encoding TOBE domain-containing protein, translating to MKVSARNLIPGTVKSITNGMVSSEVIIEIAPGVAITSVITKHSVEDMGLKEGDAVKAMVKASSVMLVTE from the coding sequence ATGAAAGTCAGCGCCAGAAATCTCATCCCCGGCACCGTCAAATCCATCACCAACGGCATGGTCAGCAGCGAAGTGATCATCGAGATCGCCCCGGGCGTGGCCATCACGTCGGTCATCACCAAGCACTCCGTCGAGGACATGGGCCTTAAGGAAGGCGACGCCGTCAAGGCCATGGTCAAGGCCTCGAGCGTGATGCTGGTCACCGAATAA
- a CDS encoding polysaccharide deacetylase family protein, which yields MEKPFAAFLAVSLVLGFVPAALAGQAEGGGSRAVFSAVAGPDSRAVQPAEKKSGRLTAPDRSPPEATAFPPLPSLPPALAGSIRRVDTHGEKLVALTFDLCELADQVAGYDGAVVEALRAAGAKATFFAGGKWLRSHPQRAMELIADPLFEIGNHAWTHGNFGRLDSPAMAREIAWTQAEYALLRERVARQAREKGVGEAAIAAIPAVPRVFRFPYGRCTDQALRLLASMGIGAVQWSLATGDPDPAATPQRILDTVLSRIRPGDIVIGHANGFGHGTAEALPQLLAELAKRGYRFVTVSELLAAGRPVAASDCYDSHPGDTARYDALFGDGTLHPRKKSGPRPEPRPAVAPDTP from the coding sequence TTGGAAAAGCCTTTTGCCGCGTTCCTTGCCGTGAGCCTCGTTTTGGGCTTCGTCCCGGCCGCCTTGGCCGGCCAGGCCGAAGGCGGCGGTTCCCGGGCGGTCTTTTCCGCCGTGGCCGGCCCGGACAGCCGCGCGGTCCAGCCGGCCGAGAAGAAATCCGGCCGCCTCACCGCCCCCGACCGCTCGCCGCCCGAGGCCACCGCCTTTCCGCCGCTCCCCTCCTTGCCGCCGGCCCTGGCCGGTTCCATCCGCCGGGTGGATACCCACGGCGAAAAACTCGTGGCCCTGACCTTCGACCTGTGCGAACTGGCCGACCAGGTGGCCGGCTACGACGGCGCCGTGGTCGAGGCCTTGCGCGCCGCCGGGGCCAAGGCCACCTTTTTCGCCGGCGGCAAGTGGCTGCGCTCCCATCCCCAGCGGGCCATGGAACTCATCGCCGACCCGCTGTTCGAAATCGGCAACCACGCCTGGACCCACGGCAACTTCGGCCGCCTGGATTCCCCGGCCATGGCCCGGGAGATCGCCTGGACGCAAGCCGAATACGCCCTGTTGCGGGAGCGTGTCGCCCGACAGGCCCGGGAAAAAGGCGTCGGCGAAGCGGCCATCGCCGCCATCCCCGCCGTGCCCAGGGTCTTTCGCTTCCCCTACGGCCGCTGCACCGACCAGGCCTTGCGCCTGCTCGCCTCCATGGGCATTGGCGCCGTCCAGTGGAGCCTCGCCACCGGCGACCCGGACCCGGCCGCGACGCCGCAGCGCATCCTGGACACCGTGCTGTCGCGCATCCGCCCGGGCGACATCGTCATCGGCCACGCCAACGGCTTCGGCCACGGCACGGCCGAGGCCCTGCCCCAGCTTTTGGCCGAACTGGCCAAGCGCGGCTACCGCTTCGTGACCGTCAGCGAGCTGCTGGCCGCCGGCCGGCCGGTGGCCGCCTCGGACTGCTACGATTCCCATCCCGGCGACACGGCCCGCTACGATGCCCTCTTCGGCGACGGCACCCTGCATCCGCGCAAAAAAAGCGGGCCGCGACCGGAACCGCGACCCGCTGTGGCACCGGATACCCCGTGA
- a CDS encoding TrpB-like pyridoxal phosphate-dependent enzyme, whose amino-acid sequence MELRINLPEAEMPRQWYNALPDLPTPLAPPLDPQTQQPLRPEQLEVIFPKAVIEQELSPQRWIDIPEPVLDTYRLFRPTPLVRAKRLEEALGVKCRIFYKNESVSPAGSHKPNTAVPQAYYSKREGVRRIATETGAGQWGTALSFACSQLGLACTVYMVRVSYDQKPYRRILINAYGGEIFPSPSTNTRTGRAVLADDPGCSGSLGLAISEAVEDAATHDDTKYALGSVLNHVLLHQTVVGLEVEKQLAMLGAKPDYLVGCVGGGSNFAGLVLPFLPRKLAGENIRFIAVEPKACPTLTRGQFRYDYGDVAKLTPLLKMHTLGHAFMPAPIHAGGLRYHGGAPIVCNLVNEGLAEATAYFQTECFEAAKLFLRTEGFLPAPETSHAIKAAIETARQAKPGENVVFLYSGHGLLDLASYDAFLQGKLTDFAYPEAHIVEALKACPDIA is encoded by the coding sequence ATGGAGCTGAGAATCAATCTTCCCGAGGCGGAGATGCCCCGGCAGTGGTACAACGCCCTGCCCGACCTGCCCACCCCCCTGGCCCCGCCGCTGGACCCCCAGACCCAGCAACCGCTGCGCCCGGAGCAGCTCGAGGTCATTTTTCCCAAAGCCGTCATCGAGCAGGAGCTCTCGCCACAGCGCTGGATCGACATCCCCGAGCCGGTCCTGGACACCTACCGCCTGTTTCGCCCCACGCCCCTGGTCCGGGCCAAGCGCCTGGAGGAGGCGCTGGGCGTCAAATGCAGGATCTTCTATAAAAACGAGTCCGTCTCCCCGGCCGGCTCCCACAAGCCCAACACCGCCGTGCCGCAGGCCTATTACAGCAAGCGCGAGGGCGTGCGCCGCATCGCCACCGAAACCGGCGCCGGGCAGTGGGGCACGGCCCTGTCCTTTGCCTGTTCCCAGCTCGGCCTCGCCTGCACGGTCTACATGGTCCGGGTCAGCTACGACCAGAAGCCCTACCGCCGCATCCTGATCAACGCCTACGGCGGCGAGATATTCCCCTCGCCCTCGACCAACACCCGGACCGGCCGGGCGGTCCTGGCCGACGACCCCGGCTGCTCCGGGTCGCTGGGGCTGGCCATCTCCGAGGCCGTGGAGGACGCCGCCACCCACGACGACACCAAGTACGCCCTGGGCAGCGTGCTCAACCACGTGCTCCTGCACCAGACCGTGGTGGGCCTGGAAGTGGAGAAGCAGCTGGCCATGCTCGGCGCCAAGCCGGACTACCTCGTGGGCTGCGTGGGCGGCGGCAGCAACTTCGCCGGCCTGGTCCTGCCGTTTCTGCCGCGAAAGCTTGCCGGCGAGAACATCCGGTTCATCGCCGTGGAGCCGAAAGCCTGCCCGACCCTGACCCGCGGCCAGTTCCGCTACGACTACGGCGACGTGGCCAAGCTCACGCCGCTGCTGAAAATGCACACCCTGGGCCATGCCTTCATGCCGGCCCCCATCCACGCCGGCGGCCTGCGCTACCACGGCGGCGCGCCCATCGTGTGCAACCTGGTCAACGAAGGCCTGGCCGAGGCCACGGCCTACTTCCAGACCGAATGCTTCGAGGCGGCGAAGCTGTTTTTGCGCACCGAGGGCTTCCTGCCCGCGCCCGAGACCTCCCATGCCATCAAGGCGGCCATCGAGACGGCCAGGCAAGCCAAGCCCGGCGAGAACGTGGTCTTCCTCTATTCCGGCCATGGCCTGCTCGACCTGGCCTCCTACGACGCCTTCCTGCAGGGCAAGCTCACGGATTTCGCCTATCCCGAGGCCCACATCGTCGAGGCCCTCAAGGCCTGCCCCGACATCGCCTAG
- a CDS encoding helicase HerA-like domain-containing protein — MTTDRDPILVAGGAADCLLLPAMANRHGLVAGATGTGKTVTLRLLAEAFSARGVPVFLADVKGDLSSLCAPGGDNPKIVARARELGLELSPRAFPVTFWDVFGRQGHPLRTTVSEMGPLLLARLLGLNETQTGVLEIVFRVADASGLLLLDLKDLQAMTAQVGEHAPEYRTRFGNVSAASVGAIQRALASLGDQGGQAFFGEPALDIDDLLQTDASGRGVINILCAGALLASPKVYAVMLLWLLAELFERLPEVGDPDKPKLVFFFDEAHLLFADAPKALLEKIELTVRLIRSKGVGVYFVTQSPLDLPDTVLGQLGNRVQHALRAFTPRDRKAVEAAAATFRQNPAFDAAEAITELGVGEALVSCLDGRGQPGVVQRALIVPPASRLAPLTEAEQRDIVRASNLFGHYEQSVDRESAFELLRDRAESREEPEKPAKPSQAEKLLTGMAQSALRSIGTQIGRQIARGLLGAILGGSKR, encoded by the coding sequence ATGACAACCGATCGCGACCCCATTCTCGTGGCCGGCGGCGCCGCCGACTGCCTGCTGCTGCCCGCCATGGCCAACCGCCACGGCCTGGTGGCCGGGGCCACCGGCACGGGTAAGACCGTGACCCTGCGCCTTTTGGCCGAGGCCTTTTCCGCGCGCGGCGTCCCGGTCTTTCTGGCCGACGTCAAGGGCGACCTGTCGAGCCTGTGCGCCCCGGGCGGCGACAATCCCAAAATCGTGGCCCGGGCCCGGGAACTGGGCCTCGAACTCTCGCCTCGGGCCTTTCCCGTGACCTTCTGGGACGTCTTCGGCCGGCAGGGCCATCCGCTGCGCACCACGGTTTCGGAGATGGGGCCGCTGCTGCTGGCCCGCCTGCTGGGCCTCAACGAGACCCAGACGGGCGTGCTGGAGATCGTTTTCCGGGTGGCCGACGCCTCCGGCCTGCTGCTGCTCGACCTCAAGGACCTCCAAGCCATGACCGCCCAGGTGGGCGAGCACGCCCCCGAGTACCGCACCCGCTTCGGCAACGTCTCGGCGGCCTCGGTGGGGGCCATCCAGCGCGCCCTGGCTTCCCTGGGCGACCAGGGCGGGCAGGCCTTTTTCGGCGAACCGGCGCTGGATATCGACGACCTGCTCCAGACCGACGCCTCGGGCCGCGGCGTCATCAACATCCTGTGCGCCGGGGCGCTGCTCGCCTCCCCCAAGGTCTACGCCGTCATGCTCCTGTGGCTTCTGGCCGAACTGTTCGAACGCCTGCCCGAGGTGGGCGACCCGGACAAGCCCAAACTCGTTTTTTTCTTCGACGAAGCCCATCTGCTGTTTGCCGACGCGCCGAAAGCCCTGCTCGAAAAAATCGAGCTGACCGTGCGGCTGATCCGCTCCAAGGGCGTGGGCGTCTATTTCGTGACCCAGTCGCCCCTGGACCTGCCGGACACGGTGCTCGGCCAGCTCGGCAACCGGGTGCAGCACGCCCTGCGCGCCTTCACCCCCCGCGACCGCAAGGCCGTGGAGGCGGCCGCCGCCACCTTCCGCCAGAACCCGGCCTTCGACGCGGCCGAAGCCATCACTGAACTGGGCGTGGGCGAGGCGCTCGTTTCCTGCCTGGACGGGCGCGGCCAGCCGGGTGTGGTCCAGCGCGCCCTGATCGTGCCGCCGGCCAGCCGGCTGGCGCCCCTGACCGAGGCCGAACAGCGGGACATCGTGCGGGCGAGCAACCTCTTTGGCCACTACGAGCAGAGCGTGGACCGGGAGTCGGCCTTCGAACTGTTGCGCGACCGGGCCGAAAGCCGCGAGGAGCCGGAGAAGCCGGCCAAGCCCTCCCAGGCCGAAAAGCTGCTGACGGGCATGGCCCAAAGCGCCCTGCGCTCCATCGGCACGCAGATCGGCCGGCAGATCGCCCGGGGACTGCTCGGGGCGATCCTGGGCGGCTCCAAGCGCTAA
- a CDS encoding carboxypeptidase M32, translated as MTARQAYESLVAHSRESADLGAALSLLSWDQQVMLPPAAHPGRAAQIGALTAILHRRATDPRLGEWLAACEADAPREPGTPEAANIREWRRDFDLAVKIPEDLAVALARAASAGQRAWEFARKENDFKAFAPHLQELLELSRRKAEAIGYAGEAYDALLDTYEPGETAASVAPILAELRDASKALLEAVKDAPAPKPLPAGPYPVAAQQALLADITSLLGLPPDASRLDVSAHPFSTLIGPGDARITVRYDAADFTKALFGAVHETGHALYSLGHDSGDGRHGTPMGEFASLGVHESQSRLWENQVARSLPFWEHVLPLAVARFPALSGLSPEELFAAVSAIRPGLIRVDADETTYNPHIVLRFELELALVRGDLAVADLPGAWNEKSREILGLAAPRDAEGCLQDVHWSMGAFGYFPTYSLGNVYAACLFEAARAALPGLDAAMAAGSFRPLLDWLRANIHEKGRLSRPRDLIAAATGESPTAGPLIRHLQAKAKAVYGL; from the coding sequence ATGACCGCACGGCAAGCCTACGAAAGCCTCGTCGCCCACTCCCGGGAAAGCGCCGACCTCGGCGCCGCCCTGAGCCTGCTGTCCTGGGACCAGCAGGTCATGCTGCCCCCGGCCGCCCATCCCGGCCGGGCCGCCCAGATCGGGGCCCTGACCGCCATCCTGCACCGCCGGGCCACGGACCCGCGCCTGGGCGAATGGCTGGCCGCCTGCGAAGCGGACGCGCCCCGGGAACCGGGGACGCCCGAGGCGGCCAACATCCGCGAATGGCGGCGCGATTTCGACCTGGCCGTGAAAATCCCCGAAGACCTGGCCGTGGCCCTGGCCCGGGCGGCCAGCGCCGGCCAGCGGGCCTGGGAATTCGCTAGGAAGGAAAACGATTTCAAGGCGTTCGCTCCGCACCTTCAAGAGCTGCTCGAACTTTCCAGGCGCAAGGCCGAAGCCATAGGCTACGCCGGCGAAGCCTACGACGCCCTGCTCGACACCTACGAGCCCGGCGAAACGGCGGCCAGCGTCGCCCCGATCCTGGCCGAGTTGCGCGACGCCAGCAAAGCCCTCCTGGAGGCGGTGAAGGACGCACCAGCGCCCAAGCCCCTGCCCGCCGGCCCCTATCCCGTCGCCGCCCAGCAGGCCCTGCTGGCCGACATCACGAGCCTGCTGGGCCTGCCCCCGGACGCCTCGCGCCTGGACGTCTCGGCCCATCCCTTTTCCACGCTCATCGGCCCGGGCGATGCCCGCATCACCGTGCGCTACGACGCGGCCGACTTCACGAAAGCCCTGTTCGGAGCGGTGCACGAGACCGGCCACGCCCTCTACAGCCTCGGCCACGACAGCGGCGACGGCCGCCACGGCACGCCCATGGGCGAATTCGCCTCCCTGGGCGTGCACGAATCCCAGTCGCGGCTGTGGGAAAACCAGGTGGCCCGCTCCCTGCCCTTCTGGGAACACGTGCTGCCCCTGGCCGTTGCCCGGTTTCCGGCGCTTTCGGGCCTTTCGCCCGAGGAACTTTTCGCGGCCGTAAGCGCCATCCGGCCGGGGCTGATCCGGGTGGATGCCGACGAGACGACCTACAACCCGCACATCGTGCTGCGCTTCGAGCTGGAGCTGGCCCTGGTGCGCGGCGACCTGGCCGTGGCCGACCTGCCCGGGGCCTGGAACGAGAAATCCCGGGAGATCCTCGGGCTCGCGGCGCCGCGCGACGCCGAGGGCTGCCTGCAGGACGTGCACTGGTCCATGGGCGCTTTCGGCTATTTCCCCACCTACAGCCTGGGCAACGTCTACGCCGCCTGCCTGTTCGAGGCGGCCCGGGCCGCCCTGCCGGGCCTCGACGCCGCCATGGCCGCCGGCAGCTTCCGGCCCCTGCTCGACTGGCTTCGGGCCAACATCCACGAGAAAGGGCGGCTTTCGCGCCCGCGCGACCTGATCGCGGCGGCCACGGGCGAAAGCCCCACGGCCGGCCCGCTCATCCGCCATCTGCAAGCCAAGGCCAAGGCCGTCTACGGCCTGTGA